The Corallococcus silvisoli genome contains the following window.
GCCCGTGGTGCCCGACGCGTTCTCCTGGTTCTTCGCGTCGTACGTCACGATGCCCTTGCCGCGCGTCTTGTCCTCCAGCGAGTACGTGCCGTCCTTGTTCTTCGTGGTCTGGAGGTCGACCTTGCCGCTGTACATCGTCTGGTCGTCCGCCACGCGGCCCGTGCCCGGCTTGGGGGCCGGCGTGGGGGTGGGCGTCTTCGGAGGCGTGCCCGTCGTGCCACCCGGGCGCTTGGCCTCCGCGCGGTCGAAGTGGCTGATGGTGTTGTACTGCTTGATGGACTCGCCCGTGTTCGCGTCGATGAAGTAGTTCATCGAGCGCGGGTCCTTGCCGTTGGACACCGACGTGTCCGTCAGCGTCACGTGGAAGGCGGCGCGGTACTGGCCATCCTTGCCCTTGACGATGACCTTCTCCGCGGTGGGCGCGCGCGTGGTGTCGCCGGCGAAGTCCTTCTGCGCCACCGACAGCGCGTCCTTCGCGGAGAGCTTCGTGGGCGCCTTGCCCAGGCCCACCGGGATGTTGGACACGTCGCCCGTCAGGCTGTCGAACTGGCCCTTCGCGTCCAGGTGGCCAATGACCTGCTCACCCGCGACCTTCACGCCCTCGTGCATGCGGTCCATGCGCACGTGCGTCATGCCCAGCTGATCCCGCTCCACCGAGCGCGGCGAGAACGACGCGCCGCCCGTGATGCCCGTCAGCTGCGGGTTCTTCTGGTTCACGTACGACACGGTCTTCTGCACGGCCTCCTGCGCCTGCGGGCTCGTCAGGTCCACCGGGCCCGGCGTCAGCTTCGCGCCCACGCCGTTCAGCGCCACCGTCGCCTTCGCCTTGGCGGGCGCCCCGGTGCTGAAGCTGGACTGCGAGCTCATGCCCACCGGCCCCTTGTTCTTCGCGACGGTGTTCGTCGCCGGGGTGTCGGTGCGGTTCTGGGTGGCGACAACGGGCTTCGAGAGGTCGGTGCGCAGGGCCATGGGGTGGTCTCAGGGGGAAGGTGACGCGGACAATTTGATTCTCGTGTCAGCCGCCCGGATGTTGCGTGTGGGTGGCTGCGTACACGGTCATGAGAGGGCTTAAACTCATGAATTCACGGTTGAAGTGTTCGTCCCACATCCACCGCACGGCAACATTCCGACCGGTAGGGAGGCCGGAGCGCGGGTTCTATTTCCGTTCATTTTCGGCCTGATCCGCTCCGTGCGTCCACCCACACCCCGTGTCTGGACGCTTGACCGCCTGCCGCCGTTGCGGGTATTGAAATTGATAGTGATTATCAACTTCAACTTGGCTCGAGCCAACAGGAAGTCCGGAGGAGCACGCCGTGGCACGTGAACTGGGACCGCGAGGGAAGCTGTGTCGGCGGTTGGGGATTCCGCTTTCGCGCATCAGCGCGAAGGACCCCGACAAGGATCCGGTGCTGCGCCGGCCGTATCCGCCGGGCCAGCACGGGGCGACGGCGCGGGTCTCGGTGAGCGACTTCGCGCAGCGGCTGCGGGAGAAGCAGAAGCTGAAGCTGTACTACGGGCTGCTGGAGAAGCAGTGCCGCAGCGCCTTCCTGGAGGCGCGCCGGTCCCCGGGCAACACCGGCAAGGTGTTGATGCAGCTGTTGGAGAGCCGGCTGGACGCGATGGTGCTGCGCGCGGGGCTGGCCACGAGCATCCGTCAGGCGCGGCAGTTCGTGCGCCACGGGTACTTCCAGGTGGACGGCCGCCGCGCGGACATCCCCAGCCTCCGGCTCAAGCCCGGCAACGAGGTGCGCTTCCACTCCTCGCACCTGAAGCTCCCGGTGGTGCAGGAGGCCTTCAGCCGGATGAAGGGCCGCCAGGTGCCGGCGTACGTGCAGGTCCTGGGCGAGGGAGAGGGCATGCGCTACGTGCGCCTGCCCGAGCGCGAGGAGATCCCCGTGGACGTGAACGAGCCCTTCATCGTCGAGTACTACGCCCAGCGGAGCTGACGCTCCGGCCCTCCGTCGCCCGTCCGCCGAGCCTGATGGCGGGCAGGGGCGGTGTCCGGCGCTCGCGCGCCCCATCTTCTTCCCGAGGGCGTTCTTGGCGGGAAGGAGTGGGGATGCGCGGGGTGCCAGGCGAGACGGGGGCCGAAGGGTGGGTGGCGCCCCGAGGGAGGCTTGCCCGGGGGCACCTGCCGCGCCACGTGGCCGGGCTCTTCCGCTTCCAGCC
Protein-coding sequences here:
- the rpsD gene encoding 30S ribosomal protein S4 encodes the protein MARELGPRGKLCRRLGIPLSRISAKDPDKDPVLRRPYPPGQHGATARVSVSDFAQRLREKQKLKLYYGLLEKQCRSAFLEARRSPGNTGKVLMQLLESRLDAMVLRAGLATSIRQARQFVRHGYFQVDGRRADIPSLRLKPGNEVRFHSSHLKLPVVQEAFSRMKGRQVPAYVQVLGEGEGMRYVRLPEREEIPVDVNEPFIVEYYAQRS
- a CDS encoding M4 family metallopeptidase; this translates as MALRTDLSKPVVATQNRTDTPATNTVAKNKGPVGMSSQSSFSTGAPAKAKATVALNGVGAKLTPGPVDLTSPQAQEAVQKTVSYVNQKNPQLTGITGGASFSPRSVERDQLGMTHVRMDRMHEGVKVAGEQVIGHLDAKGQFDSLTGDVSNIPVGLGKAPTKLSAKDALSVAQKDFAGDTTRAPTAEKVIVKGKDGQYRAAFHVTLTDTSVSNGKDPRSMNYFIDANTGESIKQYNTISHFDRAEAKRPGGTTGTPPKTPTPTPAPKPGTGRVADDQTMYSGKVDLQTTKNKDGTYSLEDKTRGKGIVTYDAKNQENASGTTGFTDKNDVWGEKTDPARAAAAVDAHYGAEMTYDFYKEILGRDSIDGKGEKLISYVHTDKNLVNAFWDGEKMQYGDGDGKDSGPLTTLDIAGHEISHGLTERTAGLEYEGESGGLNESFSDIMGTGVEWYASQKNKAVKFDWSVGEDAWTPNNGDNTDALRYMNDPTSDGYSIDNYKNYPKQTEVHGSSGIANNAFYLLTEGGKNKTSGLEVKGGIGMEKSLKIFGRALTTYMTPQTNFSQARAATLKAATDLYGKDSTEVKKVADAWTAVGVK